Proteins encoded together in one Equus asinus isolate D_3611 breed Donkey chromosome 12, EquAss-T2T_v2, whole genome shotgun sequence window:
- the DCSTAMP gene encoding dendritic cell-specific transmembrane protein: MGVWTSGTDIFLSLWGTYVSPRSPGWMDFIQHLGVCCFVALISVGLFSVAFYWVVSSFTVFATSWMITCVLLCCSKHARCFLLLFFLSCGLREGRNALIAAGTGIVIFGHVENIFHNFKGLLDSMTCNLRAKSFSIHLPLLKKYIEAIRWIYHLTTHPSLFDDLVSWNQTLAVSLFSPSQALEAQLNDTKVEVLGVLYQMVTATEVLSSLGRQLFALAGLLLVLLGTGLFMKRFLDPCGWKFENFYITRQFVQFDERERCQQRPCVLPLNKKERRKYVVVPSFWPTPKERKKLGLFFLPILTHLYIWVLFAAVDYLLYRLIFSVSKHFQSLPGLEVHLKLHREEQGTQAIIHDSPFNISLFEPSCIPKPKLLLSKTWIPLSIILVILVMLGLLSSILMQLKILVSASFYPSTQRERVQYLHEKILKKRSKQPVGEVKRKLSLYFTKIHFWLPVLKMIRKKQMDLADEDSP; encoded by the exons aTGGGTGTCTGGACCTCAGGCACTGATATCTTCCTAAGTCTTTGGGGGACCTATGTGTCTCCAAGAAGCCCTGGATGGATGGACTTTATCCAACATTTGGGAGTTTGCTGTTTTGTTGCTCTCATTTCAGTGGGCCTCTTCTCTGTGGCCTTCTACTGGGTTGTGTCCTCGTTCACGGTCTTTGCCACCTCCTGGATGATAACATGTGTGCTGCTGTGCTGCTCCAAGCACGCGCGatgtttccttcttctcttcttcctctcttgcgGCCTGCGTGAGGGCAGGAATGCTTTGATTGCAGCTGGCACAGGGATTGTAATCTTTGGACacgtggaaaatatttttcataactttAAAGGTCTCCTGGACAGTATGACTTGCAACCTCAGGGCAAAGAGTTTTTCCATACATCTGccacttttgaaaaaatacattgaaGCAATTCGGTGGATTTACCACCTTACCACCCACCCAAGTCTATTTGACGACCTCGTGTCTTGGAACCAGACCCTGGCGGTCTCTCTTTTCAGTCCCAGCCAAGCCCTGGAGGCACAGCTAAATGACACTAAAGTCGAAGTCCTGGGTGTCTTGTACCAGATGGTGACGGCGACAGAGGTGCTCTCCTCCCTGGGACGGCAGCTATTTGCCCTTGCAGGGCTTTTGCTGGTGCTGCTGGGCACTGGCCTCTTCATGAAGCGATTTTTGGATCCTTGTGGTTGGAAGTTTGAAAACTTTTACATCACCAGACAGTTCGTTCAGTTTGATGAAAGGGAGAGGTGTCAACAGAGGCCCTGTGTCCTCCCCTTGaataagaaggaaaggaggaagtatgTTGTGGTTCCATCTTTCTGGCCGACtcctaaagaaaggaagaagctgGGGCTGTTTTTCCTCCCCATTCTCACCCATCTCTACATCTGGGTGCTGTTTGCAGCCGTAGATTATCTGCTGTATCGGCTCATTTTCTCCGTGAGCAAGCATTTCCAAAGCTTACCAGGGCTTGAGGTTCACTTGAAACTTCACAGAGAG gAGCAAGGAACTCAAGCCATCATCCATGATTCTCCCTTTAATATATCTCTGTTTGAACCCAGCTGCATCCCTAAACCAAAGCTCCTTCTGTCTAAGACCTGGATTCCTCTCAGCATTATTCTTGTGATACTAGTGATGCTAGGACTGTTGTCCTCCATCCTGATGCAACTTAAAATCCTGGTGTCAGCATCCTTCTATCCAAGCACGCAGAGGGAGCGCGTCCAATACCTGCATGAGAAGATATTGAAGAAAAGATCAAAGCAGCCAGTGGGAGAAGtaaaaaggaaactgagtctgTACTTTACAAAG ATTCATTTCTGGCTTCCAGTCCTGAAAATGATTAGGAAGAAACAAATGGACCTTGCAGATGAAGACAGTCCATGA